A genomic region of Mycolicibacterium poriferae contains the following coding sequences:
- a CDS encoding acyl-CoA dehydrogenase family protein — protein MWDFETDPEYQKVLDWADEFVRDEIEPLDLAFPHQQFMPLEGKRREVIDPLKQEVRRRGLWATHLGAELGGQGYGQLKLALLNEILGRSQWAPIIFGCQAPDTGNAEIIAHYGTEEQKQRYLMPLLNGELFSCYSMTEPHAGADPTMFTTSAVRDGDDWVINGWKFFSSNAATSSFLIVMVVTNPEVSAYQGMSMFLVPTDTPGVKIERNIGLYGEQSGQGSHALIHYDNVRVPADSLLGGEGQAFVIAQTRLGGGRIHHAMRTIGLSRKALDMMCERALSRQTQGSRLSDKQFVQGYIADSYAQLLQFRLMVLYTAWEIDKYNDYKKVRKDIAAVKVVMPTVLHDIAWRAMQVHGALGVTNEVPFLGMVTGAAVMGLADGPTEVHKATVAKQVLRDYTPADGTWPSEWIPAKREAAQAKFADYLEHEVGNL, from the coding sequence ATGTGGGATTTCGAGACCGACCCGGAGTACCAGAAGGTGCTCGACTGGGCCGACGAGTTCGTGCGCGACGAGATCGAACCGCTCGACCTCGCCTTCCCCCACCAGCAGTTCATGCCGCTGGAGGGCAAGCGGCGCGAGGTGATCGACCCGCTGAAGCAGGAGGTGCGCCGGCGCGGGCTGTGGGCCACCCACCTGGGCGCCGAACTGGGCGGTCAGGGCTACGGACAGCTCAAACTCGCTCTGCTCAACGAGATCCTGGGCCGCTCGCAGTGGGCGCCGATCATCTTCGGTTGCCAGGCGCCCGACACCGGCAACGCGGAGATCATCGCCCACTACGGCACCGAGGAACAGAAGCAACGCTATCTGATGCCCCTGCTGAACGGCGAACTGTTCTCCTGCTATTCGATGACCGAACCGCACGCGGGCGCCGACCCCACCATGTTCACCACGTCGGCGGTCCGCGACGGTGACGACTGGGTCATCAACGGCTGGAAGTTCTTCTCCTCCAACGCCGCGACGTCGTCGTTTCTGATCGTGATGGTGGTGACCAACCCCGAGGTGAGCGCCTATCAGGGGATGTCGATGTTCCTGGTGCCCACCGACACTCCCGGGGTGAAGATCGAACGCAACATCGGCCTCTACGGGGAACAGTCCGGACAGGGCAGCCACGCTCTGATCCATTACGACAACGTCCGCGTTCCCGCCGATTCGCTACTCGGCGGTGAGGGACAAGCCTTCGTGATAGCCCAGACCCGGCTGGGCGGCGGCCGGATCCACCACGCCATGCGCACCATCGGACTTTCCCGCAAGGCTCTGGACATGATGTGCGAACGCGCACTGAGCCGCCAGACACAAGGCAGCCGGCTGTCGGACAAGCAGTTCGTCCAGGGGTACATAGCCGACTCCTACGCCCAGCTGCTGCAGTTCCGGCTCATGGTGCTCTACACCGCCTGGGAGATCGACAAATACAACGACTACAAGAAGGTCCGCAAGGACATCGCCGCGGTGAAGGTCGTCATGCCCACCGTGCTGCACGACATCGCCTGGCGCGCCATGCAGGTCCATGGCGCGCTCGGCGTCACCAACGAGGTCCCGTTCCTCGGAATGGTCACCGGCGCCGCGGTGATGGGATTGGCCGACGGCCCGACCGAGGTTCACAAGGCGACAGTGGCCAAACAGGTGCTGCGCGACTACACCCCCGCCGACGGCACCTGGCCGAGCGAATGGATCCCGGCCAAACGAGAAGCAGCCCAAGCCAAATTCGCCGACTACCTCGAACACGAGGTGGGCAATCTGTGA
- a CDS encoding NADPH:quinone oxidoreductase family protein, whose amino-acid sequence MRAAICREHGPPERIRVEDHAVPPAGPGQVGVRVSTAAVNFPDVLLVADDYQVSIDTPFVPGSEFAGVVDEIGSPGTGFTVGDRVTGTGMHGAFAQRVVVNASSLSPIPDGIDDVTAAAAGVAHRTAYHSLRSVGRVQSGDEVVVLGAGGGVGLAAVQIAVALRAVVTAVASSTEKLDAAACYGATRLIDHTAGDLRVALRERLPEGADVVLDPVGGTLSEPALRSLRRRGRFVTIGFASGVIPRIPLNLVLLKGVQLMGFQFQDVPVDDYARNERELRELLTSGRVKPHVGAVFPLDDIVAALRHVSDGCAIGKVLIDLR is encoded by the coding sequence GTGCGTGCTGCGATCTGCCGCGAACACGGGCCGCCGGAGAGGATCCGCGTGGAGGACCACGCCGTCCCGCCGGCGGGACCGGGGCAGGTCGGGGTACGCGTGTCGACGGCGGCGGTCAACTTTCCCGACGTCCTGCTGGTCGCCGACGACTACCAGGTCAGTATCGACACGCCGTTCGTGCCCGGCAGCGAGTTCGCCGGCGTGGTGGACGAAATCGGCTCCCCCGGCACCGGGTTCACTGTCGGGGACCGGGTGACGGGAACCGGGATGCACGGTGCGTTCGCGCAACGCGTCGTTGTGAATGCCTCGAGCTTGTCCCCCATTCCCGACGGCATCGACGACGTCACCGCGGCGGCAGCGGGCGTCGCACACCGCACTGCTTATCACAGCCTGCGCTCGGTGGGACGGGTGCAGTCCGGGGACGAGGTCGTCGTGCTCGGGGCGGGCGGAGGTGTCGGGTTGGCTGCGGTACAGATCGCGGTGGCGCTCCGCGCGGTGGTGACGGCGGTGGCGTCCTCTACCGAGAAGCTCGATGCCGCAGCCTGTTACGGCGCGACGCGGCTGATCGACCACACGGCCGGCGACCTGCGCGTGGCGCTGCGCGAGCGCTTACCGGAGGGGGCCGACGTGGTCCTCGACCCGGTCGGTGGCACCCTCAGCGAGCCGGCTCTTCGGTCGCTGCGCCGCCGGGGCCGATTCGTCACCATAGGTTTCGCGTCGGGCGTGATACCCCGGATCCCGTTGAACCTCGTCCTGCTGAAAGGTGTTCAGCTGATGGGGTTCCAGTTCCAGGACGTACCGGTCGACGACTACGCTCGCAACGAGCGCGAGTTGCGCGAGCTTCTCACTTCAGGTCGCGTGAAACCTCATGTCGGGGCGGTGTTTCCGCTGGACGACATCGTCGCGGCCCTTCGCCATGTGAGCGATGGGTGCGCGATCGGCAAGGTGCTGATCGATCTCCGGTGA
- a CDS encoding cytochrome P450 translates to MTATELVFDPFSEEFFNGPWEIYRRLREEAPVYYNAEHDFYALSRHADVAAAFKDHETFSSAYGLDLAMVKSGEPVPMKMIILMDPPEHRKMRSLVNKVFTPRQIANLKPMVVGTIDRCFTAADPQRFDVVQEFAAFFPVEVITQMLGVPAERRQQVRQWVDTSLHREPGQIEMSAEGQQAIAEAMALYYELIQQRRAEPQDDMFTRLVQAEIEREDGQKESLDDFEIAGFATLLGGAGAETVTKLIGNAAVTFAQNPDQWQKLLDDRDKIPAAVEELLRYEAPAQYNVRRSMKEVTLHGVTIPAGKPVFLLGGSANRDPEAFTDADKFDIDRDRTEAQNLGFGYGVHSCLGAALARMESAIALERLLDFMPRHEVLWDGCRRVAMQNVAGWSHVPVRVLR, encoded by the coding sequence ATGACGGCGACTGAGCTCGTCTTCGATCCGTTCTCAGAAGAATTCTTCAACGGCCCCTGGGAGATCTATCGGCGACTGCGTGAGGAAGCTCCGGTTTACTACAACGCCGAGCACGACTTCTACGCGCTGTCGCGCCACGCCGACGTAGCCGCGGCCTTCAAGGACCACGAGACGTTCTCGTCGGCCTACGGGCTGGACTTGGCGATGGTGAAGTCGGGCGAGCCGGTGCCGATGAAGATGATCATCCTGATGGACCCGCCGGAGCACCGCAAGATGCGCAGCCTGGTCAACAAGGTCTTCACCCCTCGCCAGATCGCCAACTTGAAGCCCATGGTCGTCGGCACCATCGACCGGTGTTTCACCGCGGCCGACCCTCAACGCTTCGATGTGGTACAGGAATTCGCGGCATTCTTTCCGGTCGAGGTGATCACCCAGATGCTGGGCGTACCTGCCGAACGTCGTCAGCAGGTGCGCCAGTGGGTGGACACCTCGCTGCATCGCGAACCCGGCCAGATCGAGATGTCGGCGGAGGGACAGCAGGCCATCGCCGAAGCGATGGCGCTCTACTACGAGTTGATACAGCAGCGGCGAGCTGAGCCGCAGGATGACATGTTCACCCGCCTGGTACAGGCGGAGATCGAACGGGAAGACGGGCAGAAGGAGAGCCTCGATGACTTCGAGATCGCCGGCTTCGCAACGCTTCTCGGTGGCGCTGGCGCCGAAACCGTCACCAAGCTGATCGGCAATGCAGCCGTGACATTCGCCCAGAACCCAGACCAGTGGCAAAAGCTGCTCGACGACCGCGACAAGATCCCCGCCGCGGTCGAGGAGCTGTTGCGATACGAGGCGCCGGCCCAGTACAACGTGCGCCGGTCGATGAAAGAGGTGACGCTGCACGGAGTCACCATTCCCGCCGGCAAGCCGGTCTTTCTGCTCGGCGGGTCAGCCAACCGCGACCCTGAGGCATTCACCGACGCCGACAAGTTCGACATCGACCGGGACCGCACGGAGGCTCAGAACCTCGGCTTCGGCTATGGCGTGCACAGCTGCCTCGGTGCCGCGCTGGCCCGGATGGAGAGCGCCATCGCGCTGGAGCGGCTGCTGGATTTCATGCCGCGCCACGAAGTGCTCTGGGACGGGTGCCGGCGAGTCGCGATGCAGAATGTCGCCGGCTGGTCCCATGTTCCAGTGCGTGTCCTGAGATAG
- a CDS encoding emopamil-binding protein, with the protein MPDNVTTLENEPDFAQPWAPHRLRIYTGVAIFTVAMFVLLTVGVSVGIVPPSFTVDVIANLMFGIPVILLPFVLLWDAPGEKRTRIDKAAELTLFYLPYTACSQIGYELVFLIGHPLGFWTPTDDPGWKWLWWQYALADTRYVSGNPWIFALEIVGVCTGATVFVMWLRLVRPTLPTESRIRCLWVAFAGCAVLMSSTAVYFLAEVGAGFANIGQGAYGLGFKFIAENIPFIVLPPLVLYAIHLQIDYLTRRAGVQHAHLPGQKDPTSAAQ; encoded by the coding sequence ATGCCCGATAATGTGACGACGCTCGAGAACGAGCCAGATTTCGCGCAGCCATGGGCGCCCCACCGACTGCGGATCTACACCGGCGTCGCGATCTTCACTGTCGCCATGTTTGTTCTGCTGACCGTCGGCGTGAGCGTCGGAATCGTTCCACCGAGCTTCACGGTGGACGTCATCGCGAACCTCATGTTCGGAATCCCCGTGATACTTCTTCCCTTCGTGCTGTTGTGGGATGCGCCCGGGGAGAAACGAACCCGAATCGACAAGGCTGCCGAGCTGACGTTGTTCTATCTCCCCTACACCGCCTGCAGCCAGATCGGCTACGAACTCGTCTTCCTGATCGGTCACCCGCTGGGCTTCTGGACCCCGACCGACGATCCGGGTTGGAAATGGCTGTGGTGGCAGTACGCACTGGCCGACACCCGTTACGTCAGCGGAAACCCCTGGATCTTCGCCTTGGAGATCGTCGGCGTCTGCACCGGTGCGACCGTTTTCGTGATGTGGCTACGGCTCGTCCGGCCGACGCTGCCCACCGAGTCACGCATCCGTTGCCTGTGGGTGGCATTCGCCGGTTGCGCGGTGCTCATGAGCAGCACCGCCGTCTATTTCCTCGCCGAGGTCGGCGCCGGGTTCGCGAACATCGGGCAGGGCGCCTACGGATTGGGGTTCAAGTTCATCGCGGAGAACATCCCCTTCATCGTGCTGCCCCCGTTGGTGTTGTACGCCATTCATCTTCAGATCGACTACCTGACCCGGCGAGCCGGGGTCCAGCACGCCCACCTCCCAGGACAGAAAGATCCGACGTCAGCTGCGCAGTGA
- a CDS encoding DUF1330 domain-containing protein, which yields MAKGYVIITEEIKDPAGMAEYGKLASKTMAGATVLSIGHNPTVIEGDWPATQTVLLEFESVDAAKEWYYSDAYQEAVKLRQAAADCNGVIVSGF from the coding sequence GTGGCCAAGGGATATGTAATCATCACCGAGGAAATCAAGGATCCAGCGGGCATGGCCGAATACGGCAAACTGGCGTCGAAGACCATGGCCGGGGCGACGGTTCTGTCGATCGGACACAACCCCACGGTCATCGAAGGTGACTGGCCGGCAACCCAGACCGTGCTGCTGGAGTTCGAATCCGTCGATGCCGCCAAAGAGTGGTACTACTCGGACGCCTATCAGGAAGCGGTGAAGCTGCGCCAGGCTGCGGCCGACTGCAATGGGGTGATCGTCTCCGGCTTCTGA
- a CDS encoding cytochrome P450: MTKPTLVFNPVAQEYFDNPYEIYRRMRDEAPIYYDEEQDFYALTRHADVAAAFKDHDGFSSARGCDLGMVRSGDVPQKSIIFMDPPDHRHMRSLLNKAFTPRAIQSQRDTVVELVEQYLSKADPDNFDVVQDFSGPFPVEVITRMAGVPEEFRQQVRHWIDTSLHRKPGQIEMDDENMQANIDSGMYYYGLVQERRKNPQDDMISRLIAAQIPGENGEMRQLDDIEITGFTTLLGGAGAETVTKLVGSAVVEFARHPEQWQKLLDDRSKIPAAVEELLRYVGPVQYNVRYSLKDVELPSGRIPANKPVFLMGAAANRDPRAFDDGETFDIDRDRTQAQNLGLGYGIHSCLGAALARMETAIALDHLLDFMPRFDVAFDRLERVNMQNVAGYHHVPVKVLN, from the coding sequence ATGACAAAGCCCACTTTGGTGTTCAACCCGGTCGCCCAGGAGTACTTCGACAATCCCTATGAGATCTATCGGCGAATGCGCGACGAGGCGCCGATTTACTACGACGAAGAGCAGGATTTCTACGCGCTGACCCGCCATGCCGACGTCGCCGCAGCGTTCAAGGATCATGACGGGTTCTCGTCGGCGCGCGGCTGCGATCTCGGCATGGTCCGCTCAGGCGACGTGCCGCAGAAGTCCATCATCTTCATGGATCCTCCCGATCACCGCCACATGCGCAGCCTGCTGAACAAGGCGTTCACACCTCGGGCGATCCAGTCGCAGCGCGACACCGTCGTCGAGCTCGTCGAGCAGTACTTGAGTAAGGCCGACCCGGACAATTTCGACGTCGTTCAGGATTTCTCCGGACCGTTCCCGGTGGAGGTCATCACCCGGATGGCCGGGGTACCCGAGGAATTCCGTCAGCAGGTCCGGCACTGGATCGACACCAGCTTGCATCGCAAGCCCGGTCAGATCGAGATGGACGACGAGAACATGCAGGCCAACATCGATTCGGGGATGTATTACTACGGCCTGGTCCAGGAGCGTCGCAAAAATCCCCAGGACGACATGATCAGCAGGCTGATCGCCGCGCAGATTCCCGGCGAGAACGGGGAGATGCGCCAGCTCGACGATATCGAGATCACCGGCTTCACCACGCTACTCGGCGGTGCCGGTGCCGAGACGGTCACGAAATTGGTCGGCAGCGCGGTGGTCGAGTTCGCCCGACACCCCGAGCAGTGGCAGAAGCTGCTCGACGATCGCAGCAAGATTCCCGCGGCCGTCGAAGAATTGCTGCGCTACGTCGGGCCGGTGCAGTACAACGTCCGCTACAGCCTCAAGGACGTAGAGTTGCCCAGCGGCAGGATTCCGGCGAACAAGCCGGTGTTCCTGATGGGCGCCGCCGCCAATCGCGATCCTCGGGCTTTCGACGACGGCGAGACATTCGACATCGACCGGGACCGCACCCAGGCGCAGAACCTCGGTTTGGGCTACGGCATCCACAGTTGCCTGGGCGCGGCACTGGCCCGCATGGAAACCGCGATCGCGCTGGATCATCTGCTCGACTTCATGCCGCGGTTCGACGTCGCATTCGACCGTCTCGAGCGGGTCAACATGCAGAATGTCGCCGGCTACCACCATGTTCCCGTGAAGGTGTTGAACTGA
- a CDS encoding cytochrome P450, translating into MAEDLTKVDFFRDSRLTDDPYTFYEALREKCPVAKEEHYGVTMVTGWQEAVDVYNDAETFSSCISVTGPFPGFPVSLEGMEDGDVTALIEQHRDEIPFSDQLPTLDPPTHTNHRALLMRLITPKRLKENEDAMWQLADDILDDFLAPGEGEFIKGFAGPFTLRVIADLLGVPEADRPELLERLARGTHGSGLGNADKTLTKTPLEYLYDVFATYVEDRRAEPRDDVLTGLATASFPDGTMPEVGDVVRVATNVFSAGQETTVRLLSTALKVLGDRPDIQQKLRADRSLLPNFIEECLRIESPVKGDFRLSRVPTTVGDQSLGAGCTVMVINGAANRDPRRFEDPDDFDPERKNARQHLAFGRGIHSCPGAPLARAETRVGLERLLDRTTDIRISESKHGPAESRNYQYIPTYILRGLTELHLEFDLA; encoded by the coding sequence ATGGCGGAGGACCTCACGAAGGTCGACTTCTTTCGGGACAGCCGATTGACCGACGACCCGTACACGTTCTACGAAGCCCTGCGCGAGAAGTGTCCCGTCGCCAAAGAGGAGCACTACGGCGTCACCATGGTGACCGGCTGGCAGGAGGCGGTGGACGTCTACAACGACGCCGAGACGTTCTCGTCGTGCATCTCGGTGACAGGGCCGTTCCCCGGTTTCCCGGTGTCCCTGGAGGGCATGGAGGACGGAGACGTCACCGCACTGATCGAGCAGCACCGTGACGAGATCCCGTTCAGCGATCAGCTGCCGACGCTCGACCCGCCGACCCACACCAATCATCGCGCGCTGCTCATGCGATTGATCACGCCCAAGCGTCTGAAGGAAAACGAGGACGCGATGTGGCAGCTCGCCGACGACATCCTCGATGACTTCCTCGCTCCGGGGGAAGGCGAGTTCATCAAGGGTTTCGCCGGACCGTTCACCTTGCGGGTCATCGCCGATCTGCTCGGGGTGCCCGAGGCGGACCGTCCGGAACTGCTCGAGCGGCTCGCGCGTGGCACCCACGGCAGTGGGCTGGGCAACGCGGACAAGACACTGACCAAGACGCCGCTGGAGTACCTCTACGACGTGTTCGCCACCTACGTCGAGGACCGGCGCGCCGAGCCCCGTGACGACGTTCTCACCGGACTGGCCACGGCCAGCTTCCCCGACGGAACGATGCCTGAGGTCGGCGACGTCGTGCGGGTGGCCACCAACGTGTTCTCCGCCGGTCAGGAGACCACGGTGCGGCTGCTGTCCACCGCGCTCAAGGTGCTCGGCGACCGGCCTGACATCCAGCAGAAGTTGCGCGCCGACCGCAGCCTACTGCCGAACTTCATCGAGGAATGCCTGCGGATCGAAAGCCCGGTCAAAGGAGACTTCCGGCTGTCTCGGGTGCCCACCACCGTCGGAGACCAATCCCTCGGCGCGGGTTGCACCGTGATGGTCATCAACGGTGCAGCCAACCGGGACCCGCGCCGTTTCGAGGACCCCGACGACTTCGATCCGGAGCGCAAGAATGCCCGCCAGCACCTGGCCTTCGGTCGTGGCATCCACAGTTGCCCGGGGGCGCCGCTGGCACGGGCCGAGACCCGCGTCGGGTTGGAGCGGCTGCTCGACCGCACCACCGATATCCGCATCTCGGAGAGCAAACACGGTCCCGCTGAAAGCCGGAATTACCAGTACATCCCGACGTACATCCTGCGCGGGCTCACCGAGCTGCACCTCGAATTCGACCTCGCGTGA
- a CDS encoding ferredoxin, with the protein MTQKIDVDFGLCESNGVCMGIIPEVFDLDDEDYLHVLQDEVTPENEQQVKEAVRQCPRQAIAIRDE; encoded by the coding sequence ATGACACAGAAAATCGACGTCGACTTCGGGCTCTGCGAAAGCAACGGCGTATGCATGGGCATCATCCCAGAGGTCTTCGATCTGGACGATGAGGACTATCTGCACGTGCTGCAGGACGAGGTGACGCCCGAGAACGAGCAGCAGGTGAAAGAGGCCGTGCGGCAGTGCCCGCGGCAGGCCATCGCGATCCGTGACGAATGA
- a CDS encoding ferredoxin: MRVAVDEDRCAGHGMCLTLCPEVFEMTEDGWAVADPGDVPPGLEDAAREAVQNCPERAIREID, from the coding sequence ATGAGAGTCGCTGTCGACGAGGACCGCTGCGCCGGGCACGGAATGTGTCTGACGTTGTGTCCCGAGGTGTTCGAGATGACCGAAGACGGCTGGGCCGTGGCCGATCCCGGTGACGTTCCGCCTGGGCTGGAAGACGCAGCGAGGGAAGCCGTACAGAACTGCCCCGAGCGGGCTATCCGCGAAATCGACTGA
- a CDS encoding TetR/AcrR family transcriptional regulator, protein MSAPEPATALQTPRRPYAALLAKGEDRRQRILGVAERLLARNGWRNTSLAQIAREAGVTPAGLLHHFESKEQLLNAVLDARDADDATHADYRSGDLITEISRVPERFQREPELAGTFTVLLAENIAPDAPLHDRLHKRYRDAADIITTIIERGQRDGDYRTDFDAATKAVEILAFINGMETLWLLDPSIPLTEVFTGYADSLRRDLTATRPQTTPT, encoded by the coding sequence GTGTCAGCCCCCGAGCCCGCCACCGCCCTGCAGACGCCGAGGCGGCCTTACGCGGCCCTTCTCGCCAAAGGCGAGGATCGTCGGCAGCGCATCCTCGGCGTGGCGGAGCGGCTGCTGGCCCGCAACGGGTGGCGGAACACCTCCCTGGCTCAGATCGCCAGGGAGGCCGGGGTCACCCCTGCCGGCCTGCTGCACCATTTCGAGTCCAAAGAGCAGCTGCTCAACGCCGTGCTGGACGCCCGCGACGCCGACGATGCGACCCACGCGGACTACCGATCCGGCGACCTCATCACCGAGATCAGCCGTGTCCCGGAGCGATTCCAGCGCGAGCCCGAACTGGCCGGAACGTTCACCGTCCTACTCGCTGAGAACATCGCCCCCGACGCACCGCTGCACGACCGTCTGCACAAGCGCTACCGCGACGCCGCCGACATCATCACGACGATCATCGAACGCGGTCAGCGCGACGGCGATTACCGCACCGATTTCGACGCTGCCACCAAGGCTGTGGAGATTCTCGCCTTCATCAACGGAATGGAGACCTTATGGTTGCTCGATCCATCAATCCCGCTGACCGAGGTGTTCACGGGGTACGCGGACTCGCTGAGGCGGGATCTGACCGCGACAAGACCGCAGACCACGCCGACATGA
- a CDS encoding phosphotransferase family protein: MDDAALPGTGEPLNSRFLSGGTQNVIYEITRGDTRCVLRMPPPGAPPDRDKGILREWRIIEALDGTDVPHTEAVAVCADPEILGRPFYLMGFIDGWSPMDIHGRWPEPFDSDPSTRPGLSYQLAEGIALLSKVDWRARGLTDLGRPEGFHERQVDRWTGFLDRIKRRELPGLQVATDWLRAHRPLDFIPGLMHGDYQFANVMYRHGAPARLAAVVDWEMGTVGDPKLDLAWMVQSWPVDTANPASSEMGYVDMRGMPSRDDVVTHYADVSGRQVDDLDYYLVLAKWKLAIVLEQGFQRAGDDPKLLAFGPVVTELMTSAADLAESTDYRG, translated from the coding sequence ATGGACGACGCGGCGCTGCCCGGCACGGGAGAGCCGCTCAACTCCCGATTTCTGTCCGGCGGTACCCAGAACGTCATCTACGAGATCACCCGCGGTGACACCCGCTGCGTGCTGCGGATGCCACCGCCCGGCGCACCCCCGGACCGCGACAAGGGCATCCTGCGGGAGTGGCGCATCATCGAAGCCCTCGACGGCACCGACGTCCCCCACACGGAGGCGGTCGCTGTCTGCGCCGATCCCGAGATCCTCGGGCGCCCTTTCTATCTGATGGGCTTCATCGACGGCTGGTCGCCGATGGACATCCACGGCCGGTGGCCGGAACCGTTCGACAGTGACCCGTCCACCCGCCCAGGATTGAGCTATCAGCTCGCCGAGGGCATCGCACTGCTGTCGAAGGTCGACTGGCGCGCCAGGGGTCTGACGGATCTGGGCAGGCCAGAGGGCTTTCACGAACGGCAGGTGGACCGGTGGACCGGTTTCCTGGACCGCATCAAGCGCCGGGAGCTGCCGGGGTTGCAGGTCGCCACCGACTGGCTGCGTGCCCACAGGCCACTGGATTTCATCCCCGGCCTGATGCACGGTGACTACCAGTTCGCCAATGTGATGTACCGCCACGGTGCGCCCGCCCGGCTGGCGGCGGTCGTGGACTGGGAGATGGGCACGGTGGGTGACCCGAAACTGGATCTGGCGTGGATGGTGCAGTCCTGGCCGGTGGACACGGCAAATCCAGCATCATCGGAGATGGGCTATGTCGACATGCGTGGCATGCCGTCGCGCGACGACGTGGTCACGCACTATGCCGACGTGTCGGGACGTCAGGTCGACGACCTGGACTACTACCTGGTGCTCGCCAAGTGGAAGTTGGCCATCGTCCTGGAGCAGGGTTTCCAGCGTGCCGGTGACGACCCGAAGTTGCTGGCGTTCGGGCCGGTCGTCACCGAGCTGATGACGTCGGCCGCCGACCTCGCCGAGTCCACGGACTACCGGGGGTAG
- a CDS encoding TetR/AcrR family transcriptional regulator, producing the protein MAAARANPDADRGQRRASFQRAKSRETKRALVQAAMALWRTQGYAPTTVADICTAAGVSKALFYFYFPRKEDVLFEVGVLSTQSAHRTIHDLLDKPYEIEPVLCAALTAFERSMARNPRDLIIETILEGYRQEHRILAEGTAADAETDMFTEFLTRAHADGKLAGTATDDDIAHLAYLSQTLVSEGARHWAAGAFGERSFAAVVTADIMAVIDGFARRTIR; encoded by the coding sequence ATGGCGGCAGCCCGAGCGAACCCCGATGCTGACCGTGGTCAGCGTCGCGCGTCGTTTCAGCGGGCGAAGTCGCGCGAGACCAAGCGGGCACTGGTGCAGGCTGCGATGGCGCTGTGGCGCACCCAGGGGTATGCGCCGACCACCGTCGCCGACATCTGCACCGCCGCGGGCGTCTCCAAAGCGCTGTTCTACTTCTACTTCCCCCGCAAGGAGGATGTGCTGTTCGAAGTGGGCGTGCTGTCTACCCAGTCGGCCCACCGCACGATCCACGACCTGCTCGACAAGCCCTACGAAATCGAACCGGTGCTCTGCGCAGCCCTCACCGCCTTCGAACGGTCCATGGCGCGCAACCCCCGCGATCTGATCATCGAGACCATCCTCGAGGGGTATCGCCAGGAGCACCGCATCCTCGCCGAGGGAACAGCCGCAGACGCCGAGACCGACATGTTCACAGAATTCCTGACTCGCGCGCACGCCGACGGGAAACTCGCCGGCACGGCAACCGACGACGACATCGCCCACCTCGCCTATCTGTCTCAGACGCTCGTGAGCGAAGGCGCCCGGCACTGGGCCGCAGGCGCTTTCGGCGAACGGTCGTTCGCCGCGGTCGTCACCGCCGACATCATGGCCGTGATCGACGGCTTCGCGCGCCGCACCATCCGTTGA